The Corynebacterium vitaeruminis DSM 20294 genome window below encodes:
- a CDS encoding metal ABC transporter ATP-binding protein, with product MIAIEVTDLSVSYGQTVALENASFRARQGTVMGLIGPNGAGKSTAMKALVGLVPHTGEIAITGTVGYMPQTAEIDWDFPITVEHVVSMGLYPKLGWFRRLGREDKQAVTAAMERVGVADLCKRQISQLSGGQRKRVFMARILAQNPQVYLLDEPFAGVDVASEKVIHRVLHELRDAGATVLIVHHDLAAVRHLCDDVTVFNRTVVATGAAADVLVPDVINRAFGLGIA from the coding sequence ATGATCGCAATCGAAGTCACCGACCTCAGCGTCTCCTACGGGCAGACCGTGGCGCTCGAAAACGCCAGTTTCCGCGCGCGCCAGGGGACGGTCATGGGGCTGATCGGCCCCAACGGCGCTGGCAAGTCCACGGCGATGAAGGCGCTGGTCGGGCTCGTGCCGCACACCGGCGAGATCGCGATCACCGGCACCGTCGGCTACATGCCGCAAACAGCCGAGATCGACTGGGACTTCCCGATCACCGTCGAACACGTCGTGTCCATGGGGCTGTATCCGAAGCTCGGCTGGTTCAGGCGGCTCGGGCGCGAGGACAAGCAGGCCGTGACCGCCGCGATGGAGCGCGTGGGCGTCGCCGACCTGTGCAAACGCCAGATCTCCCAGCTGTCCGGCGGGCAGCGTAAGCGCGTGTTCATGGCGCGCATCCTGGCGCAGAACCCGCAGGTCTACCTGCTCGACGAGCCGTTCGCGGGCGTCGACGTGGCCAGCGAGAAGGTCATCCACCGGGTCCTGCACGAGCTTCGCGACGCTGGCGCGACCGTCCTCATCGTCCACCACGATCTCGCCGCCGTGCGCCACCTCTGCGACGACGTTACCGTGTTCAACCGCACCGTCGTCGCCACCGGCGCCGCCGCCGACGTGCTGGTTCCAGACGTGATCAACCGGGCCTTTGGGCTGGGGATCGCATGA
- a CDS encoding metal ABC transporter permease: protein MSVIDFLAEFSYRRTLFGTMAIGATCGAMGTFLYLRRQALMSDVIGHAATPGVMAAFLLVSLLAPGADPRALPVLVVGALVSGLASVWLSQAIARHTRIGIDATMAVVLSLFLGGGLVILQVIQKSTLPGKGGIQDLMFGNAATLTSLDVATIAVSSVIILAVAGLCWRPFVLMTFDETEARIQGWPVRWLTPALFGLLVVAIVMGVKAVGLILMIAFAVFPPAAARQFTRTTLAMFVLSGAIGAAAAAIGSYLSIALGNVPTGPVIVVVLGAFIGVSMLAGSRTGVRA from the coding sequence ATCTCGGTGATCGACTTCCTCGCCGAGTTCTCCTACCGGCGCACCCTGTTCGGCACGATGGCGATCGGTGCTACCTGCGGCGCGATGGGCACGTTCTTGTACCTGCGGCGCCAGGCGCTCATGTCGGACGTCATCGGACATGCCGCCACCCCCGGCGTGATGGCGGCCTTCCTGCTGGTCTCGCTGCTTGCGCCGGGTGCGGACCCGCGCGCGCTGCCGGTGTTGGTGGTCGGCGCGCTGGTCTCCGGGCTGGCGTCGGTGTGGCTGTCGCAGGCGATCGCCCGGCACACGCGCATCGGCATCGACGCCACCATGGCAGTGGTGCTCTCGCTGTTCCTGGGCGGCGGGCTGGTGATCCTGCAGGTGATCCAGAAGTCCACGCTGCCGGGCAAGGGCGGGATCCAGGACCTCATGTTCGGCAACGCCGCGACGCTGACCAGCCTGGACGTGGCCACGATCGCAGTGTCCAGCGTGATTATCCTCGCGGTCGCGGGGCTGTGCTGGCGGCCGTTCGTGCTCATGACCTTCGACGAGACCGAGGCCCGCATCCAGGGCTGGCCGGTCAGGTGGCTCACGCCGGCGCTGTTCGGGCTGCTGGTCGTGGCGATCGTCATGGGGGTCAAAGCCGTGGGGCTCATCCTCATGATCGCGTTCGCGGTGTTCCCGCCAGCAGCGGCTAGGCAGTTCACGCGCACGACGCTGGCCATGTTCGTGCTCTCCGGCGCGATCGGGGCCGCGGCGGCGGCGATCGGCTCCTACCTGTCGATCGCCCTGGGCAACGTCCCCACCGGCCCGGTCATCGTGGTCGTGCTCGGCGCGTTCATCGGCGTGTCGATGCTCGCCGGATCGCGAACGGGGGTGCGCGCATGA
- a CDS encoding metal ABC transporter permease: MSFVASVALLAAVVSLALSVPGMVLSLRRQAMLSDALSHAVVPGIAVGVLLSGTTSSPLLMLGATVSGVAVFALTEWLVQRGRFTRDSATGLVFPVFFAAGVIIISTALKGAAISENTVLVGDLNFAALDKLIVGHYDLGPSQAWLVGGVGLACVAVLALVYRPLVTHAFDPVYAASIGWRSRLVNYVVMVMVSLTVVTCFDSAGAVLIVALMIVPPATALLVTTTMRGFIALTLVVALLSSQVGFFAAYQLDAATSPMMALVDGLIFLSVYGFIRVRDRGRAKSTPDQPRIRGRGRRAGFGR; the protein is encoded by the coding sequence ATGAGCTTCGTGGCATCGGTGGCGCTGCTCGCCGCGGTGGTCTCGCTCGCGTTGAGCGTGCCGGGGATGGTGCTGAGCCTTCGTCGACAAGCAATGCTTTCCGACGCCTTGTCGCACGCCGTCGTCCCCGGCATCGCCGTGGGTGTGCTCCTGTCCGGAACGACGAGCTCGCCGCTGCTCATGCTCGGCGCGACCGTCTCCGGCGTGGCTGTGTTCGCGCTCACCGAGTGGCTCGTGCAACGCGGCAGGTTCACCCGCGACTCCGCGACGGGACTGGTGTTCCCCGTGTTCTTCGCGGCGGGCGTCATCATCATCTCGACCGCGCTCAAGGGGGCGGCGATCTCGGAGAATACCGTGCTGGTCGGCGACCTCAACTTCGCGGCGCTGGACAAGCTCATCGTGGGGCACTACGACCTAGGCCCCAGCCAGGCGTGGCTGGTCGGCGGCGTCGGGCTCGCCTGCGTCGCGGTCCTCGCGCTCGTCTACCGCCCGCTGGTCACGCACGCGTTCGACCCCGTCTACGCGGCGTCTATAGGCTGGCGATCGCGGCTGGTCAACTACGTGGTCATGGTGATGGTGTCGCTGACGGTGGTCACGTGCTTCGACTCCGCCGGCGCCGTGCTCATCGTCGCGCTCATGATCGTCCCGCCCGCCACGGCGCTGCTGGTGACCACGACCATGCGCGGTTTCATCGCGCTCACGCTCGTCGTGGCGCTTTTAAGCTCCCAGGTGGGCTTCTTCGCGGCGTATCAGCTCGACGCGGCCACGTCGCCGATGATGGCGCTTGTCGACGGCCTCATCTTCCTCAGCGTGTACGGCTTTATCAGGGTACGCGACCGCGGGCGCGCCAAATCCACCCCCGACCAGCCCCGGATCAGGGGGCGCGGTAGACGCGCCGGATTCGGCCGTTGA
- a CDS encoding HNH endonuclease signature motif containing protein, which translates to MNALEMFGALLKSPLELMKLARGLSAQELERVVPEKAAASLAALTKVYAEPVVFSRKQADCVKGIEENEHSLDTLEVIESLAQRVAGHSKKWQLRQGLCREKGTPSEIKELGLKLVKALRKPRTVPVGVSVRRYTDQTWSMRVNGPAALIAELYDPIKDADDPASALHQAVTGGEAVRTVLRPVVTIPLDAADKVIDGTGDETVLLCSDGVERTSTEVAKLALDEEWGFALIHPVEGPVDLVRSKRFANDKQRILAKVENPTCPWDNCHKPADECEVHHIIPWQLGGHTSSRNLTTCCAYHNGVNDDDPNAPPSRGRLERINGRIRRVYRAP; encoded by the coding sequence ATGAACGCGTTGGAGATGTTCGGAGCGCTGCTGAAAAGCCCCCTCGAGCTCATGAAGCTCGCCCGCGGGCTCAGCGCGCAAGAACTGGAGCGGGTGGTGCCGGAGAAGGCCGCCGCCTCGCTCGCCGCGCTGACGAAGGTCTACGCCGAACCCGTCGTGTTCAGCCGCAAGCAGGCGGACTGTGTGAAGGGGATCGAGGAGAACGAGCACAGCCTAGATACGCTCGAGGTGATCGAGTCGCTGGCGCAAAGGGTGGCGGGCCACAGCAAGAAGTGGCAGCTGCGCCAGGGTCTGTGCCGCGAGAAGGGCACGCCCAGCGAGATCAAGGAGCTCGGCCTCAAACTGGTCAAGGCCCTGCGCAAGCCGCGCACCGTCCCGGTGGGCGTGAGCGTCCGCCGCTACACCGATCAGACCTGGTCGATGCGGGTCAACGGCCCGGCGGCGCTCATCGCGGAGCTCTACGACCCCATCAAGGACGCCGACGACCCCGCGAGCGCGCTGCACCAGGCGGTCACGGGCGGCGAGGCCGTACGCACCGTGTTGCGCCCCGTGGTCACGATCCCGCTGGACGCCGCGGACAAGGTCATAGACGGCACCGGCGACGAAACGGTGCTGCTCTGTTCGGACGGCGTGGAGCGCACCAGCACGGAGGTCGCGAAGCTGGCGCTGGACGAGGAGTGGGGCTTCGCGCTCATCCACCCCGTCGAGGGCCCGGTGGACCTAGTGCGCTCGAAGCGCTTCGCCAACGACAAGCAGCGCATCCTCGCGAAGGTGGAAAACCCCACCTGCCCGTGGGATAACTGCCACAAACCCGCCGACGAGTGCGAGGTCCACCACATCATCCCCTGGCAGCTGGGCGGGCACACCTCGAGCAGGAACCTGACCACCTGCTGCGCCTATCACAACGGGGTCAACGACGACGACCCCAACGCCCCGCCCAGCCGCGGGCGGCTCGAGCGCATCAACGGCCGAATCCGGCGCGTCTACCGCGCCCCCTGA